CTCGAAATGTTACCCTAGCCGGGGGTAAATGAATATatctttcagtttttttgtttgtttttttacttcccATCGACCTCTTCTTTTGGAGATGGTAACACTTAGCACTTACGATAAAAACTGAGAAACTCGTGCCCGCTTTACACTGCTGTGAAttaacagtaagctcggacgtcaggCATTATTATACGTGGATTAATGCAGTACCGATCACAAAGTTCGGCTGGTAATTGCAATTAGTCAGTCGTCGTGGAAATGATTTGTATGAAGAGACGGAGTTGACATAGTTCTTTTTAACGATGTTTGGTGAGAGTCGAGCCGAGCTTGATCAGTGAACAGGACCAAATCACAGGATGCTGATCTTGTTAAGAGAActtggtttttcattttttgtatctGTACATGGGTATCTTTGACTGAACCAAGCAAATCCTTTCTTCTGGCGAATCGTACTACATCATATGCAGCTGAAGGCCCCTTTTGCGGTTTTCTGATCTTCAAAATCTCGAGCACGGCGTTCCTAAAACGACAGTCTCTGTAGCAGTAAATGAGTGGGTTAACTACGGAATTTGAATACAGAAGTGTGTCCATTAAACGTATCACCCAATGTTTACGAAGAACTGGATAAACTCCTTCCAATAAACCAATAAGAGCATTTGGGAAGAAGGAAAGAATTAGGGCAACCGTAACTAAAGCAGTGGTCATAGCAACTCTGCGTTCAAGTTTTGCGTTCACTAACTCGCTGACTTGGTGAATTTGACTTAATTTACGTTTGCGAACCCCAAGGTACACCATAACATAAAAATATACGATAAGTCCCAGGGCAGACATTACCGAAACTGAAAGAACGGTGTGGAAAATCTCCGACGCCAAAATCATAGCATTTTCACTCATGATCCCCGTGATCACCAATAAGGGTAGTGGAGATACAGTTACTATTGCTGATACCCAAGCTATTATCGCCAGCTTTTTCAAGCGGCTTCTAGTCACTATAACTTTGTAGTCAATCCATTTTCGAATGGCCACGTACCTTTCCCAAGCAATCATTGTCAGATGGAAAATCGAACAAGCCGTAAGAGTGGTCGTGACCGATATCGCTACAAAGTCCAACTTGCAAATGTAATGGTCGGCCAGTAATTGATAAGAAACTAACAGTCCG
The sequence above is a segment of the Porites lutea chromosome 3, jaPorLute2.1, whole genome shotgun sequence genome. Coding sequences within it:
- the LOC140931636 gene encoding adenosine receptor A2b-like, with translation MAVTDLLVGSICVPLSAVVGLLVSYQLLADHYICKLDFVAISVTTTLTACSIFHLTMIAWERYVAIRKWIDYKVIVTRSRLKKLAIIAWVSAIVTVSPLPLLVITGIMSENAMILASEIFHTVLSVSVMSALGLIVYFYVMVYLGVRKRKLSQIHQVSELVNAKLERRVAMTTALVTVALILSFFPNALIGLLEGVYPVLRKHWVIRLMDTLLYSNSVVNPLIYCYRDCRFRNAVLEILKIRKPQKGPSAAYDVVRFARRKDLLGSVKDTHVQIQKMKNQVLLTRSASCDLVLFTDQARLDSHQTSLKRTMSTPSLHTNHFHDD